The following coding sequences are from one Danio rerio strain Tuebingen ecotype United States chromosome 21, GRCz12tu, whole genome shotgun sequence window:
- the birc2 gene encoding baculoviral IAP repeat-containing protein 2 isoform X1 yields the protein MTIKPFSLLAIPFPISLSQMEILQNSAFLRGLCRTSGPADLQYDNSSELFRISTYAKFPTTAAVTERSLARAGFYYTGLGDRVQCFRCNVTADNWQSGDCPAERHKQLSPNCSFIQSLPATANLLSSSHSAFSPLRNVAVLQLSAPATAAPSTTAPSTSGQTEEQVGYLNMGFTNLAPSSPISSRGVEDMSHQRPPACHNPGMRREQERLDTFQNWTLATVTPAELAKAGLYYLGQGDRVACFSCGGQLGSWEPGDRAVSEHQRHYPNCRFVRGDRADNIPLSGGGLSNVSNSAMQQCEERLLTFVNWPSRIPVRPDQLAKAGFYYVGRNDDVKCFCCDGGLRCWESGDDPWVEHAKWFPRCEYLLQEKGQEFVHQIQARFPRLFEQLLTNGDSNSREFVDPPVVHLGPGEDRSEDAVMMNNPVVKSALEMGFERGLVKQTVQSKILTSGENYKTVQELVSDLLSAEDEKREEERELLAEEMASDGFTFLKKHHAALSQRLKSVQSLMDHLLEENVISQKEYDSIRNCTSVKQQTGQLIDLVLSKGNAAAEVFRNWIKKNDVYLLRELMAQTNEAASPSQDLSDLPMEEQLRRLQEERTCKVCMDKEVNIVFIPCGHLVVCKECAPSLRKCPICRGMVKGTVRTFLS from the exons ATGACAATCAAGCCTTTCTCTCTGCTGGCTATCCCCTTCCCCATTTCTCTTTCTCAAATGGAAATATTACAAAACAGTGCTTTCTTAAGAGGTTTGTGTCGTACCAGTGGTCCTGCGGATTTACAGTATGATAACTCCTCTGAACTCTTTCGAATTTCAACATATGCCAAGTTCCCCACCACCGCAGCGGTGACTGAAAGAAGTCTTGCACGAGCTGGCTTTTATTACACTGGACTGGGTGATCGTGTCCAGTGTTTCCGCTGCAATGTGACTGCTGACAACTGGCAGTCTGGTGACTGTCCCGCAGAGCGCCACAAACAGCTATCCCCCAACTGCAGCTTCATCCAGAGCTTACCTGCCACCGCAAACCTCCTGTCCTCCTCTCACTCTGCTTTTTCCCCACTTCGCAATGTAGCTGTCCTGCAGCTGTCCGCCCCTGCGACTGCAGCCCCGTCAACCACTGCCCCGTCAACTTCTGGACAAACAGAGGAGCAAGTGGGTTACCTGAACATGGGATTCACCAACCTGGCTCCCTCCAGTCCCATTTCATCTCGTGGAGTGGAGGATATGTCCCACCAGCGACCGCCTGCTTGTCACAATCCTGGTATGCGTCGGGAACAGGAACGCCTTGACACTTTTCAGAATTGGACCCTTGCTACAGTTACACCAGCCGAGCTTGCCAAAGCTGGTTTGTACTACCTTGGCCAGGGTGACAGGGTGGCGTGCTTCAGTTGTGGTGGCCAGCTTGGCAGTTGGGAACCAGGAGATCGAGCGGTATCTGAGCATCAGAGACATTACCCCAACTGCCGATTCGTACGAGGTGATCGTGCTGATAACATCCCTTTATCTGGTGGCGGACTTTCAAATGTTTCCAACTCGGCCATGCAACAGTGTGAAGAAAGGCTACTCACATTTGTAAACTGGCCTTCCAGAATACCTGTTCGACCAGATCAGTTGGCTAAAGCTGGTTTTTACTATGTTG GTCGTAATGATGACGTGAAGTGTTTTTGTTGTGATGGTGGACTCAGATGTTGGGAGTCTGGTGATGATCCATGGGTCGAACATGCCAAGTGGTTTCCAAG aTGTGAATACCTGTTGCAAGAAAAGGGCCAAGAGTTTGTTCACCAGATTCAAGCAAGATTTCCAAGACTGTTTGAACAG CTCTTAACAAATGGAGACAGCAACTCTAGAGAATTTGTTGATCCACCTG TTGTACACCTGGGTCCTGGAGAAGACCGTTCAGAAGATGCTGTGATGATGAACAATCCGGTGGTGAAGTCTGCTTTAGAGATGGGATTTGAACGTGGCCTGGTGAAGCAGACTGTGCAGAGCAAAATCCTTACAAGTGGAGAGAATTACAAAACTGTTCAGGAACTGGTGTCTGATTTGCTAAGCGCAGAAGATGAGaagagagaggaggagagagagctGCTTGCTGAAGAAATGGCTTCAG ATGGTTTTACTTTCCTTAAGAAACATCATGCTGCTTTGAGTCAGCGGCTAAAAAGTGTGCAGAGCTTGATGGATCATCTTCTAGAGGAGAATGTCATCTCACAGAAGGAATATGACAGTATTCGCAACTGCACTTCAGTCAAGCAGCAAACAGGCCAGCTTATTGATTTAGTGCTTTCAAAAGGAAACGCAGCAGCTGAGGTTTTCCGCAACTGGATCAAGAAGAACGATGTGTACCTGCTGAGAGAACTGATGG CCCAGACAAATGAAGCTGCATCACCGAGTCAAGATCTTTCAG ATTTGCCTATGGAGGAACAGTTGAGAAGACTTCAAGAGGAGCGCACATGCAAAGTGTGCATGGACAAGGAGGTCAACATTGTCTTCATCCCTTGTGGTCACCTAGTGGTATGCAAAGAGTGTGCACCTTCTCTGCGCAAGTGCCCCATATGTAGAGGAATGGTCAAAGGCACTGTCCGTACTTTCCTctcttaa
- the birc2 gene encoding baculoviral IAP repeat-containing protein 2 isoform X2, translating to MTIKPFSLLAIPFPISLSQMEILQNSAFLRGLCRTSGPADLQYDNSSELFRISTYAKFPTTAAVTERSLARAGFYYTGLGDRVQCFRCNVTADNWQSGDCPAERHKQLSPNCSFIQSLPATANLLSSSHSAFSPLRNVAVLQLSAPATAAPSTTAPSTSGQTEEQVGYLNMGFTNLAPSSPISSRGVEDMSHQRPPACHNPGMRREQERLDTFQNWTLATVTPAELAKAGLYYLGQGDRVACFSCGGQLGSWEPGDRAVSEHQRHYPNCRFVRGDRADNIPLSGGGLSNVSNSAMQQCEERLLTFVNWPSRIPVRPDQLAKAGFYYVGRNDDVKCFCCDGGLRCWESGDDPWVEHAKWFPRCEYLLQEKGQEFVHQIQARFPRLFEQLLTNGDSNSREFVDPPVVHLGPGEDRSEDAVMMNNPVVKSALEMGFERGLVKQTVQSKILTSGENYKTVQELVSDLLSAEDEKREEERELLAEEMASDGFTFLKKHHAALSQRLKSVQSLMDHLLEENVISQKEYDSIRNCTSVKQQTGQLIDLVLSKGNAAAEVFRNWIKKNDVYLLRELMDLPMEEQLRRLQEERTCKVCMDKEVNIVFIPCGHLVVCKECAPSLRKCPICRGMVKGTVRTFLS from the exons ATGACAATCAAGCCTTTCTCTCTGCTGGCTATCCCCTTCCCCATTTCTCTTTCTCAAATGGAAATATTACAAAACAGTGCTTTCTTAAGAGGTTTGTGTCGTACCAGTGGTCCTGCGGATTTACAGTATGATAACTCCTCTGAACTCTTTCGAATTTCAACATATGCCAAGTTCCCCACCACCGCAGCGGTGACTGAAAGAAGTCTTGCACGAGCTGGCTTTTATTACACTGGACTGGGTGATCGTGTCCAGTGTTTCCGCTGCAATGTGACTGCTGACAACTGGCAGTCTGGTGACTGTCCCGCAGAGCGCCACAAACAGCTATCCCCCAACTGCAGCTTCATCCAGAGCTTACCTGCCACCGCAAACCTCCTGTCCTCCTCTCACTCTGCTTTTTCCCCACTTCGCAATGTAGCTGTCCTGCAGCTGTCCGCCCCTGCGACTGCAGCCCCGTCAACCACTGCCCCGTCAACTTCTGGACAAACAGAGGAGCAAGTGGGTTACCTGAACATGGGATTCACCAACCTGGCTCCCTCCAGTCCCATTTCATCTCGTGGAGTGGAGGATATGTCCCACCAGCGACCGCCTGCTTGTCACAATCCTGGTATGCGTCGGGAACAGGAACGCCTTGACACTTTTCAGAATTGGACCCTTGCTACAGTTACACCAGCCGAGCTTGCCAAAGCTGGTTTGTACTACCTTGGCCAGGGTGACAGGGTGGCGTGCTTCAGTTGTGGTGGCCAGCTTGGCAGTTGGGAACCAGGAGATCGAGCGGTATCTGAGCATCAGAGACATTACCCCAACTGCCGATTCGTACGAGGTGATCGTGCTGATAACATCCCTTTATCTGGTGGCGGACTTTCAAATGTTTCCAACTCGGCCATGCAACAGTGTGAAGAAAGGCTACTCACATTTGTAAACTGGCCTTCCAGAATACCTGTTCGACCAGATCAGTTGGCTAAAGCTGGTTTTTACTATGTTG GTCGTAATGATGACGTGAAGTGTTTTTGTTGTGATGGTGGACTCAGATGTTGGGAGTCTGGTGATGATCCATGGGTCGAACATGCCAAGTGGTTTCCAAG aTGTGAATACCTGTTGCAAGAAAAGGGCCAAGAGTTTGTTCACCAGATTCAAGCAAGATTTCCAAGACTGTTTGAACAG CTCTTAACAAATGGAGACAGCAACTCTAGAGAATTTGTTGATCCACCTG TTGTACACCTGGGTCCTGGAGAAGACCGTTCAGAAGATGCTGTGATGATGAACAATCCGGTGGTGAAGTCTGCTTTAGAGATGGGATTTGAACGTGGCCTGGTGAAGCAGACTGTGCAGAGCAAAATCCTTACAAGTGGAGAGAATTACAAAACTGTTCAGGAACTGGTGTCTGATTTGCTAAGCGCAGAAGATGAGaagagagaggaggagagagagctGCTTGCTGAAGAAATGGCTTCAG ATGGTTTTACTTTCCTTAAGAAACATCATGCTGCTTTGAGTCAGCGGCTAAAAAGTGTGCAGAGCTTGATGGATCATCTTCTAGAGGAGAATGTCATCTCACAGAAGGAATATGACAGTATTCGCAACTGCACTTCAGTCAAGCAGCAAACAGGCCAGCTTATTGATTTAGTGCTTTCAAAAGGAAACGCAGCAGCTGAGGTTTTCCGCAACTGGATCAAGAAGAACGATGTGTACCTGCTGAGAGAACTGATGG ATTTGCCTATGGAGGAACAGTTGAGAAGACTTCAAGAGGAGCGCACATGCAAAGTGTGCATGGACAAGGAGGTCAACATTGTCTTCATCCCTTGTGGTCACCTAGTGGTATGCAAAGAGTGTGCACCTTCTCTGCGCAAGTGCCCCATATGTAGAGGAATGGTCAAAGGCACTGTCCGTACTTTCCTctcttaa
- the birc2 gene encoding baculoviral IAP repeat-containing protein 2, which produces MEILQNSAFLRGLCRTSGPADLQYDNSSELFRISTYAKFPTTAAVTERSLARAGFYYTGLGDRVQCFRCNVTADNWQSGDCPAERHKQLSPNCSFIQSLPATANLLSSSHSAFSPLRNVAVLQLSAPATAAPSTTAPSTSGQTEEQVGYLNMGFTNLAPSSPISSRGVEDMSHQRPPACHNPGMRREQERLDTFQNWTLATVTPAELAKAGLYYLGQGDRVACFSCGGQLGSWEPGDRAVSEHQRHYPNCRFVRGDRADNIPLSGGGLSNVSNSAMQQCEERLLTFVNWPSRIPVRPDQLAKAGFYYVGRNDDVKCFCCDGGLRCWESGDDPWVEHAKWFPRCEYLLQEKGQEFVHQIQARFPRLFEQLLTNGDSNSREFVDPPVVHLGPGEDRSEDAVMMNNPVVKSALEMGFERGLVKQTVQSKILTSGENYKTVQELVSDLLSAEDEKREEERELLAEEMASDGFTFLKKHHAALSQRLKSVQSLMDHLLEENVISQKEYDSIRNCTSVKQQTGQLIDLVLSKGNAAAEVFRNWIKKNDVYLLRELMAQTNEAASPSQDLSDLPMEEQLRRLQEERTCKVCMDKEVNIVFIPCGHLVVCKECAPSLRKCPICRGMVKGTVRTFLS; this is translated from the exons ATGGAAATATTACAAAACAGTGCTTTCTTAAGAGGTTTGTGTCGTACCAGTGGTCCTGCGGATTTACAGTATGATAACTCCTCTGAACTCTTTCGAATTTCAACATATGCCAAGTTCCCCACCACCGCAGCGGTGACTGAAAGAAGTCTTGCACGAGCTGGCTTTTATTACACTGGACTGGGTGATCGTGTCCAGTGTTTCCGCTGCAATGTGACTGCTGACAACTGGCAGTCTGGTGACTGTCCCGCAGAGCGCCACAAACAGCTATCCCCCAACTGCAGCTTCATCCAGAGCTTACCTGCCACCGCAAACCTCCTGTCCTCCTCTCACTCTGCTTTTTCCCCACTTCGCAATGTAGCTGTCCTGCAGCTGTCCGCCCCTGCGACTGCAGCCCCGTCAACCACTGCCCCGTCAACTTCTGGACAAACAGAGGAGCAAGTGGGTTACCTGAACATGGGATTCACCAACCTGGCTCCCTCCAGTCCCATTTCATCTCGTGGAGTGGAGGATATGTCCCACCAGCGACCGCCTGCTTGTCACAATCCTGGTATGCGTCGGGAACAGGAACGCCTTGACACTTTTCAGAATTGGACCCTTGCTACAGTTACACCAGCCGAGCTTGCCAAAGCTGGTTTGTACTACCTTGGCCAGGGTGACAGGGTGGCGTGCTTCAGTTGTGGTGGCCAGCTTGGCAGTTGGGAACCAGGAGATCGAGCGGTATCTGAGCATCAGAGACATTACCCCAACTGCCGATTCGTACGAGGTGATCGTGCTGATAACATCCCTTTATCTGGTGGCGGACTTTCAAATGTTTCCAACTCGGCCATGCAACAGTGTGAAGAAAGGCTACTCACATTTGTAAACTGGCCTTCCAGAATACCTGTTCGACCAGATCAGTTGGCTAAAGCTGGTTTTTACTATGTTG GTCGTAATGATGACGTGAAGTGTTTTTGTTGTGATGGTGGACTCAGATGTTGGGAGTCTGGTGATGATCCATGGGTCGAACATGCCAAGTGGTTTCCAAG aTGTGAATACCTGTTGCAAGAAAAGGGCCAAGAGTTTGTTCACCAGATTCAAGCAAGATTTCCAAGACTGTTTGAACAG CTCTTAACAAATGGAGACAGCAACTCTAGAGAATTTGTTGATCCACCTG TTGTACACCTGGGTCCTGGAGAAGACCGTTCAGAAGATGCTGTGATGATGAACAATCCGGTGGTGAAGTCTGCTTTAGAGATGGGATTTGAACGTGGCCTGGTGAAGCAGACTGTGCAGAGCAAAATCCTTACAAGTGGAGAGAATTACAAAACTGTTCAGGAACTGGTGTCTGATTTGCTAAGCGCAGAAGATGAGaagagagaggaggagagagagctGCTTGCTGAAGAAATGGCTTCAG ATGGTTTTACTTTCCTTAAGAAACATCATGCTGCTTTGAGTCAGCGGCTAAAAAGTGTGCAGAGCTTGATGGATCATCTTCTAGAGGAGAATGTCATCTCACAGAAGGAATATGACAGTATTCGCAACTGCACTTCAGTCAAGCAGCAAACAGGCCAGCTTATTGATTTAGTGCTTTCAAAAGGAAACGCAGCAGCTGAGGTTTTCCGCAACTGGATCAAGAAGAACGATGTGTACCTGCTGAGAGAACTGATGG CCCAGACAAATGAAGCTGCATCACCGAGTCAAGATCTTTCAG ATTTGCCTATGGAGGAACAGTTGAGAAGACTTCAAGAGGAGCGCACATGCAAAGTGTGCATGGACAAGGAGGTCAACATTGTCTTCATCCCTTGTGGTCACCTAGTGGTATGCAAAGAGTGTGCACCTTCTCTGCGCAAGTGCCCCATATGTAGAGGAATGGTCAAAGGCACTGTCCGTACTTTCCTctcttaa